One stretch of Ammoniphilus sp. CFH 90114 DNA includes these proteins:
- a CDS encoding TRAP transporter large permease subunit, whose translation MLIALSALLVFIGFITCWNVILKRNIGEAMLLGFVITSLFGGVHAPRLMWDGLVFAATYEVMYAAIAFVFMAYLIDKAEILKGLMVILHAFLGRVPGGAAYIDTLTSAFMGSLSGSNSGNTAATGTFTAHWMIKSNWRRELAATVVAGNGGLGAALPPSSSMFIMLGFAPVAALVSESALWMAMLTAGIYQVLYRIGLIMYLVRKQKIISIPIDEALPFKEAIKVGGKYTLVFWGAIIPIVMTVGPVAEIIEVNIGEEAANEISLITWIPIFIISISLMVGWSKLPKNAMAWSKFLQDAIPRYSVIGAILLFAFAQSHVLSQLGLAEDLNQIIGMLEVPKWLMVLVVGLLVTLVAGPLSSTATVTAIGMVSFAALASVDVHPVAAVVAILTFASTEGSSPPASGSIFIASGLAEVQPEKTFIPLITYYVIPIVVIGWLIGMGLLPLPF comes from the coding sequence ATGTTGATTGCATTATCGGCATTATTAGTATTCATAGGGTTTATTACATGTTGGAATGTGATTTTAAAAAGGAATATCGGGGAGGCCATGCTTCTAGGTTTTGTTATTACCAGCTTGTTTGGCGGGGTTCATGCACCTCGACTGATGTGGGATGGGCTAGTATTCGCTGCCACTTATGAAGTGATGTACGCTGCGATCGCATTTGTTTTTATGGCCTATCTCATTGATAAAGCGGAGATTCTGAAAGGCTTGATGGTGATTCTTCATGCCTTTCTTGGTCGCGTTCCAGGAGGGGCTGCGTATATTGATACCTTAACATCGGCATTCATGGGTTCGCTATCAGGTTCTAATTCTGGCAACACAGCGGCGACTGGTACCTTTACAGCACATTGGATGATCAAATCGAATTGGAGAAGAGAGTTAGCCGCTACTGTAGTAGCGGGCAACGGGGGGCTCGGTGCAGCACTTCCGCCTAGTAGCTCCATGTTTATCATGCTAGGGTTTGCCCCTGTAGCTGCTCTTGTTTCTGAAAGTGCGTTGTGGATGGCTATGTTAACAGCGGGTATTTATCAAGTGCTTTATCGAATAGGACTCATCATGTACTTGGTCCGTAAACAAAAGATTATTTCCATCCCGATTGATGAAGCCCTTCCGTTTAAGGAAGCTATCAAAGTAGGAGGCAAATATACCCTTGTTTTTTGGGGTGCCATTATTCCCATTGTGATGACGGTTGGGCCCGTAGCTGAAATAATAGAGGTGAATATTGGAGAGGAGGCAGCAAACGAAATTTCCCTGATTACTTGGATTCCGATCTTCATTATTTCGATTAGTTTGATGGTTGGATGGTCAAAATTGCCGAAAAATGCAATGGCCTGGTCCAAATTTTTGCAGGATGCGATACCTCGCTATTCCGTTATTGGAGCTATTCTCTTATTTGCCTTCGCTCAAAGTCACGTCCTTAGTCAGTTAGGATTGGCAGAGGACTTAAATCAGATCATTGGGATGCTGGAGGTGCCCAAATGGCTCATGGTGTTAGTGGTTGGACTTTTAGTAACGTTAGTAGCAGGTCCTTTGTCGTCCACCGCAACGGTAACAGCCATTGGTATGGTATCTTTTGCCGCTCTTGCATCCGTTGATGTCCATCCTGTGGCAGCGGTGGTCGCTATTCTAACTTTTGCATCGACAGAAGGGTCATCCCCGCCAGCATCAGGATCGATTTTTATTGCCTCTGGGCTCGCCGAAGTGCAGCCAGAAAAAACGTTTATTCCTCTGATCACTTACTATGTCATTCCCATTGTGGTCATTGGCTGGTTAATTGGGATGGGATTATTGCCCTTACCTTTCTAG
- a CDS encoding NAD(P)-dependent oxidoreductase, giving the protein MQLGFIGFGEAAFELSAGLKQQGLEHIVAYDPMWNHPTYGSLVQNRAQTAQVELFRSAEEVVQRVNVLIVAVPADKAFEVSDSIKSHLKSDCVYIDVSASSPETKRKISEHIKEKGISFVDAAMMGPLPVYKHQVPILASGTGTDTFIQLMSVFGMQITKVSENPGDASAVKLIRSIFMKGMPALLIEMLEAAHEFNVDDMVINSISETMNGKTFEQTMNRLVTGTSIHALRRAIELEGSIEMLESSNLNATMSRAIKDKLKQISEHNLKEKFAGKTPESWLEVIQAIHHQTENILSLKK; this is encoded by the coding sequence ATGCAGTTAGGATTTATCGGATTCGGAGAGGCTGCCTTTGAATTATCGGCAGGGCTAAAACAACAGGGGCTAGAACATATCGTTGCCTATGATCCTATGTGGAATCATCCGACTTACGGTTCACTGGTTCAAAACCGAGCTCAAACAGCACAAGTCGAGCTTTTCAGGTCTGCAGAAGAGGTCGTTCAGCGTGTCAATGTGTTGATTGTGGCTGTACCTGCGGATAAAGCTTTTGAAGTCAGTGATAGCATTAAATCTCATCTCAAAAGTGATTGCGTTTACATCGATGTTTCGGCATCTAGTCCAGAGACGAAACGAAAGATTAGCGAGCATATCAAAGAAAAGGGCATTAGCTTTGTTGATGCCGCGATGATGGGACCTTTGCCGGTATATAAGCATCAAGTTCCGATTCTTGCAAGCGGTACTGGAACAGATACCTTCATTCAGTTGATGTCCGTTTTTGGAATGCAGATCACCAAAGTGAGCGAAAATCCAGGTGATGCATCTGCCGTAAAGTTGATCCGCAGTATATTCATGAAGGGAATGCCTGCACTCCTCATCGAAATGCTGGAGGCTGCCCATGAATTTAATGTAGATGATATGGTGATTAACTCCATCAGTGAAACTATGAATGGCAAAACCTTTGAGCAAACGATGAACAGACTGGTGACAGGCACTTCGATACATGCACTGAGGAGGGCCATCGAATTAGAAGGATCTATTGAAATGCTAGAATCCTCCAACCTTAATGCTACCATGTCTAGGGCAATCAAAGATAAGCTTAAACAGATTTCAGAACATAACTTAAAAGAAAAATTTGCAGGGAAGACTCCTGAATCATGGCTTGAAGTCATTCAGGCGATTCATCATCAAACGGAAAACATATTAAGTTTGAAAAAATAA
- a CDS encoding MurR/RpiR family transcriptional regulator: protein MENPIQILKNKISELTASQRRVADYIIQNPMDVAFLTVDQLAGLVGTSTTTIMRLTFSLGYSGYAEFQKGLQELLRNRAAPQTRLEANIKDLNKSDLWLRCAETQINNIHMTVEMISSETLDKTVDMIASASRIYCTSVRSGLPVGQYLTHGLNRLLGNCDLIIADQADWIDEVISLTSSDIVIAISFPRYAKRIVDFVSIAKEKEAKVISITDSFSSPLVKYSDVILPCTSRSLSFHNSTIASMFVVDYLISALAINYSDRTKHRLDEINKILTDIDYHHNA from the coding sequence ATGGAAAACCCAATACAGATATTAAAAAATAAAATCTCAGAATTAACTGCATCACAACGTAGAGTGGCAGATTATATCATTCAGAATCCGATGGATGTTGCTTTTTTAACAGTTGATCAATTGGCCGGGTTAGTTGGAACTAGTACGACCACGATCATGAGACTAACGTTTAGCTTGGGTTATTCGGGTTACGCGGAGTTTCAAAAAGGGCTTCAGGAACTTTTGAGGAATCGAGCTGCTCCGCAAACGAGATTAGAAGCAAACATTAAAGACTTAAATAAAAGTGATTTATGGTTACGTTGTGCAGAAACGCAAATCAATAATATTCACATGACCGTAGAGATGATTTCCAGTGAAACATTGGACAAGACAGTGGATATGATTGCCTCGGCGAGTCGAATTTATTGTACAAGTGTAAGAAGTGGACTTCCTGTTGGGCAATATTTGACGCACGGTCTTAATCGACTGCTCGGTAACTGTGATTTAATTATCGCCGATCAAGCAGACTGGATCGATGAGGTGATTAGTTTGACTTCGTCAGATATTGTGATTGCTATTAGTTTCCCAAGGTATGCCAAGAGGATTGTTGATTTTGTATCGATCGCCAAGGAAAAAGAGGCCAAAGTTATTTCCATTACGGACAGTTTTTCGTCTCCTTTGGTTAAATATTCGGATGTTATATTGCCGTGTACTTCTAGAAGCCTATCGTTTCACAATTCTACAATCGCATCCATGTTTGTCGTTGATTATCTCATAAGTGCTTTAGCCATAAATTACTCGGATCGAACGAAGCATCGTCTGGATGAGATTAATAAAATACTTACGGATATAGATTATCATCATAATGCCTAA
- a CDS encoding tripartite tricarboxylate transporter TctB family protein — translation MKNVGVCMSVFFLVFGSIIFFQSLSLDYYSEFGPGPGFMPMWASGILIFLAIINLVISFKKNIILFSEVLPKGESLRNVLACVIACGLFIVIVPYTGFIIASMGMLFALYLRGYKWKFGLGLTTVVTFTLFWVFKTLLNVPIPVNGLGW, via the coding sequence TTGAAAAACGTTGGGGTTTGTATGAGTGTTTTCTTCCTGGTCTTTGGCAGTATCATCTTTTTCCAATCTCTTTCTTTAGATTATTATAGTGAATTTGGTCCTGGCCCTGGGTTTATGCCGATGTGGGCGAGCGGGATCTTAATCTTTCTAGCTATTATTAATCTAGTAATTTCTTTTAAAAAAAATATCATCCTTTTTTCAGAAGTGTTGCCGAAGGGCGAATCGCTTCGAAATGTTTTAGCTTGTGTAATTGCATGTGGCTTATTTATTGTTATCGTTCCTTATACAGGCTTTATCATCGCAAGCATGGGAATGCTATTTGCTCTTTATTTACGTGGATATAAATGGAAATTTGGATTGGGTCTTACCACGGTTGTAACCTTCACGTTGTTTTGGGTCTTTAAAACGCTTTTAAACGTTCCCATCCCTGTGAATGGTCTAGGATGGTAA
- a CDS encoding MEDS domain-containing protein, producing the protein MVQLTDYLKLSNAAHIFYLFEDRNLYLDNLIAYVKGGMERDHHLLIIENSDIYKEAAQRIDSLFSSEQKKRIHYLNNYLFYRQYGVFHTHKIIEHFGEMIHSFLNEKDSIRTWAHVEWNEQDDIIRILKEYEDLADCCVNDFGLMSVCAYNSSDLCASLQTNMMRSHKYLMTDTEFVRSPLYKNI; encoded by the coding sequence ATGGTGCAATTAACTGATTATCTGAAACTATCGAATGCAGCCCACATCTTCTACCTTTTCGAAGATAGGAATCTCTATCTTGATAATCTAATAGCTTATGTAAAAGGAGGAATGGAACGAGATCACCACCTCTTAATAATAGAAAACTCTGATATATATAAAGAAGCAGCTCAAAGAATAGATTCACTATTTTCATCTGAACAAAAAAAACGTATTCACTATCTAAATAATTATTTATTTTATCGTCAATATGGTGTCTTCCATACTCATAAGATTATCGAACACTTTGGTGAGATGATTCATTCTTTTCTGAATGAGAAAGATTCTATTCGAACATGGGCGCATGTGGAATGGAATGAACAAGATGACATTATACGAATACTCAAGGAATATGAAGACTTAGCAGACTGTTGCGTAAATGATTTCGGACTCATGTCGGTATGTGCCTACAACTCCTCCGATCTCTGTGCATCTCTCCAAACCAATATGATGCGTAGTCACAAATATCTAATGACTGATACAGAGTTTGTGAGATCTCCCCTATATAAAAATATATAG
- a CDS encoding helix-turn-helix domain-containing protein, translated as MLKRTWLIELRKSKQLTQEQVAASAYIDRGFYTQIETGTRNPSFHVAINIAKSLNFDPSLFFQDFVNEETNNPKDTPSYFNRMERGQVLYLYDRFENYLNYAVTFLLMGSEVGSHSILIDDHECLHQIQRELDNILKNVNEQKLIHLLNKNDFNFQTPIEILQHILSLESNIVEKSIRIWIQGNTALLANLAELLNLSKKLNFESNKILSVTSANAGTITARDHIKLMRNYPYLMTDHEIVYSPLYSNNKSIILPSLFVQENMD; from the coding sequence ATGCTGAAAAGAACATGGTTAATTGAACTTCGTAAGTCAAAACAGTTAACACAAGAACAGGTTGCAGCTAGTGCCTACATTGATCGGGGATTTTACACTCAAATTGAAACCGGAACCCGAAATCCAAGTTTTCATGTTGCAATTAACATTGCTAAATCCTTGAATTTCGATCCTTCCCTTTTCTTTCAGGATTTTGTTAATGAAGAAACAAACAATCCAAAGGATACTCCTTCCTACTTTAACAGAATGGAAAGAGGACAGGTGTTGTACTTATATGATCGTTTTGAAAATTACCTAAATTATGCTGTAACCTTCTTATTAATGGGGTCTGAGGTAGGGAGTCATTCGATACTTATTGATGATCATGAGTGTCTTCATCAGATACAAAGAGAGCTAGATAATATACTAAAAAATGTGAATGAACAAAAACTAATCCACCTGTTGAATAAGAATGATTTTAATTTTCAAACTCCTATAGAAATACTGCAACATATCCTTAGTTTAGAATCTAATATAGTGGAAAAATCAATAAGAATATGGATTCAAGGAAATACGGCACTACTAGCTAACTTAGCTGAACTGTTGAACCTTTCAAAAAAATTGAATTTTGAAAGCAATAAAATTTTGTCTGTAACTTCAGCTAATGCGGGAACAATCACGGCTAGAGATCATATAAAATTAATGAGAAATTACCCCTATCTCATGACTGACCATGAAATTGTCTACTCACCCTTGTATTCTAATAATAAGTCAATCATCCTCCCTTCCCTTTTTGTTCAGGAAAATATGGATTAG
- a CDS encoding response regulator: MQNTSPINILLVDDRKENLLSLTAVLDSSEYNLICATNGEEALKLTLQIEFAVILLDVDMPIIDGFEVAKLIKQREKSKHIPIIFVTAHGDELEFVTRGYEIGAIDYIVKPFQPENLRSKVESLVSMHRNFQEKLQHQSFDTIRFAGEIAVGIAHEIRNPMTTVFGLLQMFKSSHDRPSDSMIELMLSELNQANMIMSEFLYLAPNKRVDLERKDINQLIRHISPSLKKLAEDHGIVLELNLKDALEVSIDPKEFNMLLLNLSKNGIEAMQPGQKLMIHTYLSPTGEIVLQIRDEGNGIEENVIPHIGTPFFTTKETNKGLGLAVSFSIAKRHNAWINYETGDQGTTFSIRFKPDSDR, encoded by the coding sequence ATGCAAAATACCTCGCCTATAAATATCCTTTTAGTTGATGATCGCAAGGAAAATTTGTTATCACTCACAGCAGTTTTAGACTCTTCGGAATACAATTTGATTTGTGCTACGAATGGGGAAGAAGCGCTAAAATTAACTTTGCAAATTGAGTTTGCGGTGATCTTGCTGGATGTTGATATGCCTATTATAGATGGGTTTGAAGTGGCCAAACTGATTAAACAACGAGAAAAGTCAAAGCACATCCCTATCATTTTTGTCACAGCGCACGGTGATGAATTGGAGTTTGTTACTCGAGGATATGAAATAGGAGCCATTGATTATATTGTTAAGCCATTTCAACCTGAGAACCTTAGGAGTAAGGTTGAATCACTAGTGAGTATGCATCGAAATTTTCAAGAAAAGCTACAGCATCAGTCTTTTGATACTATTCGATTTGCTGGAGAGATTGCGGTTGGGATCGCTCATGAAATTCGTAATCCCATGACCACTGTTTTTGGGTTATTACAGATGTTCAAATCAAGTCATGATCGCCCTTCGGACAGTATGATTGAATTGATGCTATCAGAATTGAATCAAGCGAATATGATTATGAGCGAGTTTCTCTATCTAGCTCCGAATAAAAGGGTTGATCTCGAAAGAAAGGATATAAATCAGTTAATCAGGCATATCTCGCCTTCACTGAAGAAATTAGCTGAAGATCACGGAATTGTCTTAGAGTTAAATCTAAAGGACGCTCTTGAAGTCAGTATAGATCCAAAAGAATTTAATATGTTATTGCTTAACCTATCTAAAAACGGCATCGAAGCGATGCAACCCGGTCAAAAACTAATGATTCATACTTACCTTTCTCCTACGGGAGAGATCGTTTTACAAATTCGAGACGAAGGTAACGGAATAGAGGAGAACGTCATTCCCCATATAGGAACACCATTTTTTACAACCAAGGAAACAAATAAAGGTCTGGGGTTAGCCGTAAGCTTTAGTATAGCCAAACGGCATAATGCATGGATCAATTATGAAACAGGAGATCAAGGTACGACCTTTTCTATCCGGTTTAAGCCGGATTCAGACAGGTGA
- a CDS encoding RraA family protein has translation MISLPALLSEVIIERATKLNTTLLSDALGCTGSMDYKIKPVASGMRIVGTVMTVSLRPGDNLFLHQAIYSGKEGYVLVADGKGHTSNAYLGELMAGSAKAIGLEGIVIDGLVRDKVALSELNFPIFAKGFIPNGPLKDGPGELNGPISCGGVTVHPGDLIIGDEDGVVVVPKDKIEEVLDKAEKKLDYETKRMEAIADYELKLKQGIESGSIEPPWLREKMKHYGL, from the coding sequence TTGATTAGCTTACCAGCACTGTTATCTGAGGTGATTATTGAAAGAGCAACAAAGCTCAACACCACGTTGCTTTCTGATGCCTTGGGATGTACGGGATCAATGGATTACAAAATAAAGCCAGTTGCTTCAGGTATGAGAATCGTTGGAACGGTTATGACGGTTAGTTTGAGACCAGGAGATAACTTGTTCCTTCATCAGGCCATTTATTCTGGTAAAGAAGGCTATGTCCTAGTTGCTGACGGGAAGGGTCATACGTCCAATGCTTATCTTGGAGAATTAATGGCGGGTTCAGCAAAGGCTATTGGGCTAGAAGGAATCGTCATTGATGGACTTGTTCGTGATAAGGTAGCTCTTTCTGAATTAAATTTTCCTATCTTCGCCAAAGGGTTTATTCCCAATGGTCCTCTGAAAGACGGTCCTGGCGAATTGAATGGTCCGATCTCTTGCGGGGGAGTGACGGTTCATCCAGGTGATTTGATTATTGGGGATGAGGATGGGGTCGTTGTGGTTCCCAAGGACAAGATCGAAGAGGTATTGGATAAGGCTGAGAAAAAATTAGACTATGAAACGAAACGGATGGAAGCCATTGCAGACTATGAGTTGAAGCTTAAGCAAGGGATTGAAAGCGGCTCCATTGAGCCGCCTTGGCTAAGAGAAAAAATGAAACATTATGGTCTATAA
- a CDS encoding GGDEF domain-containing protein, producing MKYFGRVSLAVIAFFSWTLLIFYYYYVHGNVDEIYVLVAIIYILVGWWLGKQYDKAKFYSEKDPLTQAYNRRYILEKLPKLFSTVDRRKNESISVLVIDVDRFKEINDTFGHQKGDVVLRSIAATLRRNIRRGDYVIRWGGDEFLIVTPNTSKDNILPLINRIERELSETSKQLSLTISISIGVANYPQDSTDFNELIKIADNNMYLEKEKKKKSCSI from the coding sequence ATGAAATATTTCGGTCGAGTTAGCTTGGCGGTAATTGCATTCTTTAGTTGGACCCTTTTAATTTTTTACTATTATTATGTACATGGAAATGTGGATGAAATCTATGTTTTAGTAGCTATAATTTACATTTTAGTAGGTTGGTGGTTAGGGAAACAGTACGATAAAGCGAAGTTCTATTCAGAGAAAGACCCTCTTACTCAGGCATATAACAGACGTTATATCCTAGAAAAACTCCCCAAATTGTTCAGCACAGTAGATCGAAGAAAAAATGAGTCCATAAGTGTTCTGGTTATAGATGTAGATCGCTTTAAGGAGATTAATGATACCTTCGGTCATCAAAAAGGAGATGTTGTTTTAAGGAGTATAGCGGCAACCCTTCGGAGGAATATTCGAAGGGGGGACTACGTCATCCGCTGGGGAGGAGATGAATTTCTTATCGTTACTCCAAACACAAGCAAAGATAACATACTACCCTTAATAAATCGTATTGAACGAGAGCTGTCGGAAACCTCAAAACAACTATCTTTAACTATCTCTATTTCCATTGGTGTCGCCAACTATCCCCAAGATTCAACTGATTTTAATGAGTTAATAAAAATCGCAGACAATAATATGTACCTAGAAAAAGAAAAGAAAAAGAAAAGTTGCTCAATATGA
- a CDS encoding DUF3231 family protein — translation MDHNTRLSSSEIGGLWSTYQQEKMSVCFLTYFLHQTQDNEVKNLIRDALDISQSHIHQIEELFIEEDIPVPHGFSDHDIDLSVPPL, via the coding sequence ATGGATCACAATACTCGATTATCTAGTTCCGAAATAGGTGGATTATGGAGTACGTATCAACAAGAGAAAATGTCTGTTTGCTTTCTAACATATTTTCTTCACCAAACTCAAGATAACGAAGTTAAAAATCTTATCCGTGATGCATTAGATATTTCCCAATCACATATACACCAAATTGAAGAACTCTTTATTGAAGAAGATATTCCTGTTCCTCATGGTTTTTCAGATCATGACATTGATTTATCTGTACCACCGCTTTAG
- a CDS encoding tripartite tricarboxylate transporter substrate binding protein, with protein sequence MKKLWSSLMMMTLSVGMLVGCGGTDTTTPAAGSSEPKQEAKKDEFPNKPITLTVSFKAGGGTDLGARILAPYLEKELGVPVVVENKPGAGGWTGYSELLRSKADGYTIGYVNTPGLITGYLNPTANRKENLDSFDYIANHVVDAGVIAVKADENRFSTIEELIEYAKKNKVTATTNGVGTGNHFVSLQLNGEFGTQINPVHMEGTGEAITAVMGGHVDILVAKVGEVVQPQKDGQIKVLAVTMNERVPQLPDVPTLKETVGEVENYSIRGIAAPKGIDPQVMEKLQSAFEKALKDPEHIKKMEEMGLNVAFYKGEDFKQLLKKEESTVLEYKSLIGW encoded by the coding sequence ATGAAAAAATTATGGTCTTCACTCATGATGATGACATTAAGCGTGGGTATGTTGGTAGGATGTGGCGGTACGGATACAACTACTCCTGCGGCTGGATCAAGCGAACCAAAGCAAGAAGCCAAGAAGGATGAATTTCCAAATAAACCAATTACCCTGACAGTGTCATTTAAAGCAGGTGGAGGAACGGATTTGGGTGCTCGAATCCTAGCTCCGTACTTAGAGAAAGAATTAGGAGTTCCCGTTGTAGTAGAGAACAAGCCTGGTGCTGGAGGTTGGACGGGTTATTCCGAATTGCTTAGATCCAAGGCTGATGGGTATACGATTGGTTATGTGAATACCCCTGGTCTCATTACAGGGTACCTTAATCCGACTGCAAATCGAAAAGAAAATTTAGATAGCTTTGATTATATCGCCAACCACGTAGTCGATGCAGGGGTTATTGCGGTTAAAGCGGATGAGAATCGATTCTCTACCATTGAAGAATTGATTGAATACGCAAAGAAAAATAAAGTAACGGCGACTACCAATGGCGTAGGAACAGGAAATCATTTTGTATCTTTGCAATTGAATGGAGAATTTGGAACTCAAATTAACCCGGTTCATATGGAAGGAACGGGTGAAGCTATAACGGCTGTAATGGGTGGTCATGTAGACATCCTTGTTGCTAAGGTTGGAGAAGTCGTACAGCCACAAAAAGATGGGCAGATCAAGGTTTTGGCCGTAACCATGAATGAGCGAGTTCCTCAGTTGCCAGATGTTCCGACTTTAAAAGAGACAGTAGGAGAAGTAGAAAATTATTCGATCAGAGGGATTGCAGCACCTAAAGGAATCGACCCTCAAGTGATGGAAAAGCTCCAGTCTGCATTCGAAAAAGCACTGAAAGATCCAGAGCATATTAAAAAAATGGAGGAAATGGGTCTAAACGTTGCTTTCTATAAAGGTGAAGACTTTAAACAGTTATTGAAAAAGGAAGAGAGTACCGTTTTGGAATATAAGAGCTTGATCGGTTGGTAA
- a CDS encoding tripartite tricarboxylate transporter permease, with translation MEAFGYLLSGFETALTWQNVLFCLIGVTFGMLVGVLPGLGPTAGTAILLPMTFGMEPVSAVIMLAGIYYGSMYGGTITSVLINAPGETASVITCMDGYPLAKQGRAGVALGIAGIGSFIGGTFAIIGLVIVGPMVVKQALKFGPPEFFALVVVGLTLLVGLMGKSPLRGFIAALFGLVLALVGMDSSSGVIRFTFGEPNIESGFNFISIAMGLFGLSELFVNAEENLNKKAEIPPKIKGVLPRRDEWNPTLKSIGRGSVLGFLIGLIPGTNSVIPTIMSYSIEKKLAKDPSRFGNGAVEGVAGPETANNAYCGGALIPLFTLGIPTSPAITVLLGAFIMHGLTPGPTLFQNNPEFVWGVIASMFIGNLILVIMNVPMAGIWAKVTMVPYKLLFPIILIVSMLGAYSVNNSMFDVGAMLVFGILGYFLRKAEFPLAPIILTFVLGGILEKTLMQSLTIFDGNFFGFFQRPITATLLSICLLMIALSIYMGVRNKSVVAEDVEM, from the coding sequence ATGGAAGCCTTTGGTTATTTATTAAGTGGATTTGAAACCGCACTGACATGGCAAAATGTATTGTTTTGTCTCATTGGCGTCACGTTCGGAATGTTGGTAGGAGTCCTTCCTGGATTGGGCCCAACAGCTGGGACCGCGATCCTTCTTCCGATGACCTTTGGAATGGAGCCTGTTTCTGCGGTAATTATGCTGGCAGGTATCTATTATGGATCCATGTATGGTGGAACGATCACCTCTGTTTTGATCAATGCACCGGGGGAAACCGCCTCCGTTATTACTTGTATGGACGGATACCCTTTGGCTAAGCAAGGACGAGCGGGGGTTGCTCTTGGCATAGCCGGGATTGGTTCCTTTATTGGTGGGACATTTGCGATTATCGGTCTTGTCATCGTAGGTCCTATGGTTGTAAAGCAGGCCCTAAAGTTTGGTCCGCCTGAATTTTTTGCCTTGGTCGTCGTGGGGTTAACTCTACTGGTTGGATTAATGGGCAAGTCTCCTCTTCGTGGGTTTATTGCCGCCCTTTTCGGTTTAGTTTTGGCCTTAGTCGGAATGGATTCTTCAAGCGGGGTAATACGCTTTACGTTTGGAGAACCGAATATTGAAAGTGGCTTCAATTTTATTTCCATCGCGATGGGACTTTTCGGATTATCTGAACTATTTGTGAATGCCGAAGAAAATCTAAATAAAAAAGCAGAAATTCCGCCTAAAATTAAAGGAGTATTACCAAGACGGGATGAATGGAATCCTACCTTAAAATCCATCGGAAGAGGAAGTGTTTTAGGATTTTTGATTGGACTCATTCCGGGAACGAATTCTGTCATCCCTACGATCATGAGTTACTCGATAGAAAAAAAATTGGCAAAGGATCCCTCCCGTTTTGGTAATGGGGCAGTGGAAGGAGTTGCAGGTCCGGAGACGGCGAACAATGCCTATTGCGGAGGTGCATTGATTCCTTTGTTTACGCTAGGAATTCCGACATCACCAGCGATTACCGTTCTATTGGGTGCGTTTATTATGCATGGTCTTACACCAGGCCCTACGTTATTCCAAAATAACCCCGAGTTTGTTTGGGGAGTTATTGCCAGTATGTTTATAGGAAACCTCATTTTAGTGATCATGAACGTTCCAATGGCCGGGATCTGGGCCAAGGTTACCATGGTTCCGTATAAACTGCTTTTCCCCATTATCCTCATCGTCTCCATGCTAGGAGCTTATAGTGTAAACAATAGTATGTTTGATGTTGGTGCCATGCTCGTATTCGGAATCCTTGGTTACTTTTTACGCAAGGCAGAGTTCCCATTGGCTCCGATTATCTTAACCTTTGTATTAGGCGGTATTTTAGAAAAAACCTTAATGCAATCCTTAACCATCTTCGATGGAAATTTCTTTGGCTTTTTCCAAAGACCCATTACAGCAACATTATTATCCATTTGTCTCCTTATGATTGCCCTTAGTATTTATATGGGAGTAAGAAATAAGAGCGTGGTTGCAGAGGATGTTGAAATGTAA